In the Drosophila willistoni isolate 14030-0811.24 chromosome 3R, UCI_dwil_1.1, whole genome shotgun sequence genome, ataatgcttGCAGGGCGAGGAGCCTTTATGCGcttttttataaacaaatgacATAATCCACGGACCGCGACGTATGCAACTTtgtcatatacatatgcatatatatagatatatatatacgtgtatatatatattgtatatatatatgtgtgtgtacaaaACTGGACCTGCTCGTCCCGTCAGAGTCTCAACGTTGTGACGATGTGTTGTGGCGGGGGCGGAGGCGCAAAAATATTTAGCAACGAATATAgagtattttaaaaatttacttgATAATTTCTTTGTCACCGTTTATGATCGCGCGTTTTTTttgctatataatatatgtgtatatgtagctgtatattaaatttaacttgCGAATTAGAAATCCCTGGAGAAAAGTCCACGGTAGTTAGTCTATCGATAATTTGAAATTGACAATATCGATACTAGACATGCAATCGAATTGTGTGGTATTTATCGATTAATTGTGATGGCCAGTGTAGCTTTATCCAGCCCTGGTTCGGCGTCgcgttttgttgtcttttattttgttttatggtTTAAATGGTAATCCGCTTTGTCAAAGGAaatccaaaaagaaaactctttGATTACCTCAGCTATGGCCACAGAAACAGTGCCAAATGGTGAAAAGTTTCATCTGGTTGGTGGCCAAGATGAGGATGTAATATGTCCCACTTGTGACCGTAAGATCAAGAGGAGTCAAGTAGCTGACCACTGTCAAATGGAAATGGAGCGTCTACACAATGTAGGCAGTGGGACAGTGACAGCGACCACAAATGCAGCAACCACAACACCACCTCAGTCAGGTTCAGTTTCGGGAACTGGAACAGGAACGGGTGGGCGGCAGCCATGGAGTGTGTTTCAACGCGTACAACGCAACCGGCAAGCTAGACAGCGACAGCGTACACGAAAGCGTCCAAGTAACACAACTACGGCTGAATCTGCAGGTTCAGCTCCGCCAACAGTTCCTGCTGTTGCAGCCGCCGCCCCTACCTCAATCTGTCCTGTGTGTAACAAGAGTTTTCCTCAATCTAATATCCAGCAGCATACGAATCAGTGCTTGCGCCAGTCAAACGGAGATCGACATTCCAGCGAGGAGACCGATGATAGTGAGGAGTATGAGGAATACGAGTGGGCGGGACAAAAGCGTATAAGAGTCTCAACACTGGTTCAGGGTGGGTACTCCTCTCTGAATATGGCTCAAACCAGCAAGTACAATGGTAGCCAGCAGAACGCCGATGATGAAGACGATGAGGATTTAAATGTAGATGAGGATGATACTCACATATATGGTCCAACGCAATATGGCGAAGGCGATGTAATTCCCTTGGCCAATGAGGACAGTGATGGTAATGTCTCGGAAACGGATGTTACCAGCTATGTGCGACGTCTTATTTCGTCCTCTGAAACACCCAAGACAAATCATTCCACAAGCGAGAATACAGCGACTACTTCTACAGCAGAAACAGGGGAGGAAGAGGAGCAAGTGGAGCAAACGACTGAAACTATGGATGTGCCATCCACCTCGCGTGGGACTAGATCCCAtgccaaaaaccaacaacagaTTATTGAATCACTCAAGGCGCGACTACGACTTTATGATAAGCAAGCGCAGGCCAAATTCAAATGCCTAATCTGCATCGATGACTACAAGAATCCCGCCATTTCAGTATCCTGTTGGCATGTCCATTGCGAACAGTGCTGGTTACAGACTTTGGGAGCCCGGAAATTGTGTCCCCAGTGCAATTCCATAACCACCCCCAAGGACTTGAGACGCATCTACCTGTAGACATTGGCTCTTTTCGATTTGTTATCCCATACGCCTCGCTCCCCCCCCCTTTTATTATAGTTTCGCAGCTGTAGTTGATAATAATCCctctataaatatttataaatagtAATTATAAAGATTACAACTATAGTTATTATATCTATATTATGATACGTGGTGACATAACAATAAGCATTGCATTATGTAATTATTACAATAAATCATTCGAAACCAATGAATATTGTGCCAATTATTCGCTACGTGcccaaaaaaaatggaaactaATTTTTGAATACGTTACAAATAACAATTCCTACTGAATTGTACGATTTTTACGCTTCATAGATCTATGTATAATGATTTAGATTCTACAAACACTCTAAAAGGTAATGAAAAGTATAAAATGTTTGTTCGATTTCCAAAAGTTGAATTCCATTTAAAAGTAAGATCGTAAATTCGTTTTATTTTGGAGCCATTATATTCAGCCCTGGcttgcatatgtatatatatttctagtCCCTAGCCCCAACAATAGCCCCCATCTCTATTAGCCGGTGGTCGATCGCAGTTATCGGTATCGAGTAGCAACAGTTTGGTGTGTGCCGTACCAATTGCATTTCCAGCACCTTATCAGGTTAAATGATTTATTAACCATGTCCAGCTCCAGTAAGTAGACTTATATAGATTGAAATCGTCCTTCTCATATCCCTATTTTCTCACAGATGCTAATCCATTTGCCCAACTTGAGAAATCGTTTAATTATGATGGCAAtgtgtataaatatttcgATCTGCCCTCCATTGACCTAAAGTATGGTAAGTTGCGAAACTAACTTTGATGTTACTAGAGCTAACCAGGTGGGGATCACTTGCAGACAAATTGCCCTACTCCATACGTGTTCTACTCGAGTCAGCTGTGCGAAATTGCGACAATTTCCATGTGCTGGAGCAGGATGTGCAGAGCATATTGGGCTGGACAGCAGATCTGAGGCAGGGCACCAATGATGTGGAAGTTTCATTTAAGCCTGCCCGTGTACTTCTCCAGGACTTTACGGGAGTGCCAGCCGTAGTGGACTTTGCAGCCATGCGAGATGCAGTCTTAGATCTTAAAGGAAATCCTGAAAAAATCAATCCCAGCTGTCCCGCCGACTTGGTCATCGATCATTCTGTCCAAGTGGATTTTGCTCGCTCCTCCGATGCTCTTGGCAAGAATCAGTCTCTGGAGTTTGAAAGAAACAAAGAACGTTTCAGTTTCCTAAAGGTATAAGGTCTTCTAGCTTCATTGAACTTTATTCCAATTGTAATTGACTCTTTTTAGTGGGGAGCCCGAGCATTTAACAATATGCTGATTGTCCCACCTGGATCAGGAATTGTACATCAAGTCAATCTGGAGTATTTGGCTCGTGTAGTTTTTGAGCAGGAATTGTCTGATGGTTCCAAGATCCTTTATCCCGATAGCGTTGTTGGTACCGATTCACATACGACAATGATTAACGGATTGGGTGTCCTTGGCTGGGGAGTGGGAGGCATTGAAGCGGAGGCTGTTATGTTGGGTCAATCTATTTCAATGCTTTTGCCCGAGGTCATTGGCTATCGGCTGGAGGGTAAACTGGGACCGCTAGTTACCTCAACCGATCTCGTGTTGACCATTACCAAGCATTTGCGTCAATTGGGCGTGGTGGGCAAGTTCGTAGAGTTCTTTGGACCT is a window encoding:
- the LOC6647216 gene encoding E3 ubiquitin-protein ligase Rnf220 — translated: MATETVPNGEKFHLVGGQDEDVICPTCDRKIKRSQVADHCQMEMERLHNVGSGTVTATTNAATTTPPQSGSVSGTGTGTGGRQPWSVFQRVQRNRQARQRQRTRKRPSNTTTAESAGSAPPTVPAVAAAAPTSICPVCNKSFPQSNIQQHTNQCLRQSNGDRHSSEETDDSEEYEEYEWAGQKRIRVSTLVQGGYSSLNMAQTSKYNGSQQNADDEDDEDLNVDEDDTHIYGPTQYGEGDVIPLANEDSDGNVSETDVTSYVRRLISSSETPKTNHSTSENTATTSTAETGEEEEQVEQTTETMDVPSTSRGTRSHAKNQQQIIESLKARLRLYDKQAQAKFKCLICIDDYKNPAISVSCWHVHCEQCWLQTLGARKLCPQCNSITTPKDLRRIYL